In Nocardia asteroides, a single genomic region encodes these proteins:
- a CDS encoding alpha/beta hydrolase family protein gives MRDRRLLPIVLLAILALVAGCSGDSAPADPVAGEWHGSIEVPGQPLPIGVTFADGGATIDIPAQGVQDGPLTEVTTDPEKVRFALQDIPGDPVFQGRYADDRITGDFTQAGQSFPLSLERGALPPPARPQEPKPPFPYRSEDVSYTSGDITVAGTLTLPDGTGPFPAVQLVTGSGPQNRDEELMGHKVFLLVADTLTRAGYAVLRTDDRGVGGTGGDLNTATYDVLAGDIAAGTTFLRGRSEIDQGRIGLFGHSEGGYLAPLAAAKQGEQIDFLVLMAGPSVPGRDVLIEQNGLLLTAAGATPEEARAQQEYVAEWSALLVAGDTAAARAATERQEAGLPPEQRSTPAALDAQEAPVMRSFLAYDPAPALRAVRVPTLAVFGGKDLQVPPAQSEQPMRDLLAGAPDPTVHTFPGLNHLLQPAGTGSPSEYAAIETTIDPAALAYMTDWLTTRIPPR, from the coding sequence ATGCGCGATCGACGGCTGCTCCCGATAGTCCTGCTCGCGATCCTCGCCCTCGTCGCCGGGTGCTCCGGCGACAGCGCGCCCGCGGACCCTGTCGCGGGGGAGTGGCACGGCTCGATCGAGGTGCCGGGGCAGCCGCTGCCCATCGGGGTCACCTTCGCCGACGGCGGAGCCACCATCGACATCCCGGCGCAGGGCGTCCAGGACGGGCCGCTCACCGAGGTCACCACCGATCCCGAGAAGGTCCGGTTCGCGCTTCAGGACATCCCGGGCGACCCGGTCTTCCAGGGCCGCTATGCCGACGACCGGATCACCGGTGACTTCACCCAGGCCGGGCAGAGCTTCCCGCTGAGCCTGGAGCGCGGCGCGCTGCCGCCGCCCGCCCGGCCGCAGGAGCCGAAGCCGCCCTTCCCGTACCGCTCCGAGGACGTCAGCTACACCAGCGGCGACATCACCGTCGCGGGCACCCTCACGCTGCCCGATGGCACCGGCCCGTTCCCCGCCGTGCAGCTCGTCACCGGCAGCGGCCCGCAGAACCGCGACGAAGAGCTGATGGGCCACAAGGTCTTCCTGCTCGTCGCCGACACCCTGACCCGCGCCGGGTACGCCGTGCTGCGCACCGACGACCGCGGCGTCGGCGGCACCGGCGGCGACCTGAACACGGCCACCTACGACGTGCTCGCCGGCGACATCGCCGCGGGCACCACCTTCCTGCGCGGCCGCTCCGAGATCGATCAGGGCCGGATCGGGCTCTTCGGGCACAGCGAGGGCGGCTACCTCGCGCCGCTGGCCGCCGCGAAGCAGGGCGAGCAGATCGACTTCCTCGTCCTCATGGCCGGGCCCTCGGTGCCGGGCCGGGACGTGCTGATCGAGCAGAACGGGCTGCTGCTCACCGCGGCGGGCGCCACCCCCGAGGAGGCGCGGGCGCAGCAGGAGTACGTCGCCGAGTGGTCGGCGCTGCTCGTCGCCGGTGACACCGCGGCGGCGCGGGCCGCCACCGAGCGGCAGGAGGCGGGGCTGCCGCCGGAGCAGCGCAGCACCCCGGCCGCGCTGGACGCCCAGGAGGCGCCGGTCATGCGCTCCTTCCTCGCCTACGACCCGGCGCCCGCGCTGCGCGCCGTCCGGGTGCCGACGCTCGCCGTCTTCGGCGGCAAGGACCTGCAGGTGCCGCCCGCGCAGAGCGAGCAGCCCATGCGCGACCTGCTGGCCGGTGCCCCCGACCCGACCGTGCACACCTTCCCCGGGCTGAACCACCTGCTGCAGCCGGCGGGCACCGGCTCGCCCTCGGAGTACGCGGCCATCGAGACCACGATCGACCCGGCCGCGCTCGCGTATATGACCGACTGGCTGACCACCCGGATTCCGCCGCGCTGA
- the ilvD gene encoding dihydroxy-acid dehydratase, with the protein MPPLRSRTTTIGRNAAGARALWRATGMTDSDFGKPIVAIANSYTQFVPGHVHLKDVGEIVAEAVRAAGGVPREFHTIAVDDGIAMGHGGMLYSLPSREIIADSVEYMANAHTADALVCISNCDKITPGMLNAAMRLNIPAVFVSGGPMEAGKAVVVGGVAQAPTDLITAISASANAAVSDEGLDEVERSACPTCGSCSGMFTANSMNCLTEALGLALPGNGSTLATHAARRALFERAGTVVVDIANRWYREDDASVLPRNVANADAFRNAMALDVAMGGSTNTVLHTLAAAQEGEIDFDLGTIDEISRRVPCLAKVSPNSDYHMEDVHRAGGIPAILGELRRAGLLAENVSTVHTASFDEWLDTWDIRSGKTSAEAVELFHAAPGGVRTVEPFSTENRWSSLDTDAAGGCIRDLEHAYTVEGGLVVLRGNIAPDGAILKTAGIDEELFSFQGPAVVVESQEEAVSLILGKKIQAGDVLVVRYEGPSGGPGMQEMLHPTAFLKGAGLGKKCALITDGRFSGGTSGLSIGHISPEAASGGAVGLIQNGDQIRIDVATRALEVLVDDAVLAERRAKMEAAERPWQPVDRVRPVTTALRAYAALATSADKGAVRRVP; encoded by the coding sequence ATGCCACCGCTTCGTTCCCGCACCACCACCATCGGCCGCAATGCCGCGGGCGCCCGCGCGCTCTGGCGGGCGACCGGGATGACCGACTCCGACTTCGGGAAGCCGATCGTCGCGATCGCGAACTCGTACACCCAGTTCGTGCCGGGCCACGTGCATCTCAAGGACGTCGGCGAGATCGTGGCCGAGGCGGTGCGGGCGGCCGGTGGCGTTCCGCGCGAGTTCCACACCATCGCCGTGGACGACGGCATCGCGATGGGCCACGGCGGGATGCTCTACTCGCTGCCGAGCCGCGAGATCATCGCGGACTCGGTGGAGTACATGGCGAACGCGCACACCGCGGACGCGCTGGTCTGCATCTCGAACTGCGACAAGATCACGCCCGGCATGCTGAACGCGGCCATGCGGCTGAACATCCCCGCGGTCTTCGTCTCCGGCGGGCCGATGGAGGCCGGGAAGGCGGTGGTGGTCGGCGGGGTCGCGCAGGCGCCGACCGACCTGATCACCGCCATCTCGGCGAGCGCCAACGCCGCCGTCTCCGACGAGGGGCTGGACGAGGTCGAGCGCAGCGCCTGCCCGACCTGCGGCTCCTGCTCCGGCATGTTCACCGCCAACTCGATGAACTGCCTCACCGAGGCGCTCGGGCTCGCGCTGCCGGGCAACGGCTCCACGCTCGCCACGCACGCCGCGCGCCGGGCGCTCTTCGAGCGGGCTGGCACGGTCGTCGTCGACATCGCGAACCGCTGGTACCGCGAGGACGACGCCTCGGTGCTGCCGCGCAACGTCGCCAACGCCGACGCCTTCCGCAACGCCATGGCGCTCGACGTCGCCATGGGCGGCTCCACCAACACCGTGCTGCACACCCTCGCCGCCGCGCAGGAGGGCGAGATCGACTTCGACCTCGGCACCATCGACGAGATCAGCCGCCGGGTGCCGTGCCTCGCCAAGGTCTCGCCGAACTCCGATTACCACATGGAGGACGTGCATCGGGCCGGTGGCATCCCGGCCATCCTGGGCGAGCTGCGCCGGGCCGGGCTGCTGGCGGAGAACGTCTCCACCGTGCACACCGCGAGCTTCGACGAGTGGCTCGACACCTGGGACATCCGCTCCGGGAAGACCTCGGCGGAGGCGGTGGAGCTCTTCCACGCGGCGCCGGGCGGGGTGCGCACCGTCGAGCCCTTCTCCACCGAGAACCGCTGGTCGTCGCTGGATACCGACGCCGCGGGCGGCTGCATCCGCGATCTGGAGCACGCCTACACCGTCGAGGGCGGGCTGGTGGTGCTGCGCGGCAACATCGCGCCGGACGGGGCGATCCTGAAGACCGCCGGAATCGACGAGGAGCTGTTCTCCTTCCAGGGACCGGCCGTCGTGGTCGAGTCGCAGGAGGAGGCGGTGTCGCTGATCCTCGGCAAGAAGATCCAGGCGGGGGATGTGCTCGTTGTCCGCTACGAGGGGCCGTCCGGCGGGCCGGGCATGCAGGAGATGCTGCACCCCACCGCGTTCCTCAAGGGCGCCGGGCTCGGCAAGAAGTGCGCGCTGATCACCGACGGGCGGTTCTCCGGTGGCACCTCCGGGCTCTCCATCGGGCACATCTCGCCGGAGGCGGCCAGCGGGGGCGCAGTCGGGCTGATCCAGAACGGGGATCAGATCCGGATCGACGTCGCCACCCGGGCGCTGGAGGTGCTGGTCGACGACGCGGTGCTGGCCGAGCGGCGGGCCAAGATGGAGGCGGCGGAGCGGCCGTGGCAGCCTGTGGACCGGGTGCGTCCGGTGACCACGGCGTTGCGCGCCTACGCGGCGCTGGCGACGTCGGCGGACAAGGGTGCTGTGCGGCGCGTGCCGTGA
- a CDS encoding DUF7144 family membrane protein yields MTHTTETHIEQDHTLRQGLAAGTSIGASILLLTVGALSLLEGISAVLDDELFVAGPEYVYAFDLTTWGWIHIVLGVLLVLAGLGLVTGAGWARVTAIMIAAVSIVGNFLWLPYYPWWSILIIALNAVVIWGVATWRPLRD; encoded by the coding sequence ATGACGCACACGACCGAAACGCACATCGAGCAGGACCACACACTCCGGCAGGGCCTGGCGGCGGGCACCTCCATCGGCGCCTCGATCCTGCTGCTCACCGTCGGCGCGCTCTCGCTGCTGGAGGGCATCTCGGCGGTGCTCGACGACGAGCTGTTCGTCGCGGGCCCGGAGTACGTCTACGCCTTCGACCTGACGACCTGGGGCTGGATCCACATCGTGCTCGGCGTGCTGCTCGTGCTCGCCGGACTCGGGCTGGTCACCGGGGCGGGCTGGGCGCGGGTGACGGCGATCATGATCGCGGCGGTCTCCATCGTCGGCAACTTCCTCTGGCTGCCCTACTACCCGTGGTGGTCGATCCTGATCATCGCGCTGAACGCGGTGGTGATCTGGGGCGTGGCCACCTGGCGGCCGCTGCGCGATTGA
- the gatB gene encoding Asp-tRNA(Asn)/Glu-tRNA(Gln) amidotransferase subunit GatB yields the protein MSAPTVDLLDYADVLSRFEPVLGMEVHVELSTATKMFCGCPTEFGAEPNTQVCPVCLGLPGALPVVNQQAVESAIRIGLALNCTITPWGRFARKNYFYPDQPKNYQISQYDEPIAQNGYLDVVLDDGSTFRVDIERAHMEEDTGKSLHVGGATGRIHGASHSLLDYNRAGVPLIEIVTKPITGAGERAPEVARAYVTALRTLLKSLDVSDVRMDQGSLRCDANVSLMPIGADVFGTRTETKNVNSLRSVEVAVRYEMRRQAAVLTGGGEIVQETRHFLEADGSTSPGRRKETAEDYRYFPEPDLEPIAPDPAWVERLRGTIPEYPWLRRARIQSDWGLSDEVMRDLVNAGALDLIIATVDAGASANEARSWWVAYLTEKAKERGVALDELPITPAQVAAVIGLVEAKTVNNKVAKQVVDLVLDGEGEPAAIVEAKGLGMVSDESALQAEVAKALAANPDIADKIRSGKVQAAGKIVGDVMKATRGQADAARVRELVLAACA from the coding sequence ATGAGCGCACCCACGGTCGATCTGCTGGACTACGCCGACGTCCTCTCCCGGTTCGAGCCGGTGCTCGGCATGGAGGTCCACGTCGAGTTGTCCACCGCGACCAAGATGTTCTGCGGCTGCCCCACCGAATTCGGCGCCGAGCCGAATACCCAGGTGTGCCCGGTGTGCCTCGGGCTGCCCGGCGCGCTTCCGGTGGTGAACCAGCAGGCGGTCGAGTCCGCCATCCGGATCGGGCTCGCGCTGAACTGCACGATCACGCCGTGGGGCCGGTTCGCCAGGAAGAACTACTTCTACCCGGACCAGCCGAAGAACTACCAGATCAGCCAGTACGACGAGCCGATCGCGCAGAACGGCTACCTGGACGTGGTGCTCGACGACGGCAGCACCTTCCGGGTCGACATCGAGCGCGCGCACATGGAGGAGGACACCGGCAAGTCGCTGCACGTCGGCGGCGCGACCGGGCGCATCCACGGCGCCAGCCACTCGCTGCTCGACTACAACCGGGCCGGGGTGCCGCTCATCGAGATCGTCACCAAGCCGATCACCGGGGCGGGGGAGCGCGCCCCCGAGGTGGCCCGCGCCTACGTCACCGCGCTGCGTACCCTGCTGAAGTCGCTGGACGTCTCCGATGTCCGGATGGACCAGGGCTCGCTGCGCTGCGACGCCAACGTCTCGCTCATGCCGATCGGCGCCGACGTCTTCGGCACCCGCACCGAGACCAAGAACGTGAACTCGCTGCGCAGCGTCGAGGTCGCCGTCCGCTACGAGATGCGCAGGCAGGCCGCCGTGCTCACCGGCGGCGGCGAGATCGTGCAGGAGACCAGGCACTTCCTCGAGGCCGATGGCTCCACCTCGCCCGGCCGCCGCAAGGAGACCGCCGAGGACTACCGCTACTTCCCGGAGCCGGACCTGGAGCCGATCGCGCCGGACCCCGCGTGGGTCGAGCGGCTGCGCGGCACCATCCCGGAGTACCCGTGGCTGCGCCGGGCCCGCATCCAGTCCGACTGGGGGCTCTCCGACGAGGTCATGCGCGACCTGGTGAACGCGGGCGCGCTCGACCTCATCATCGCCACCGTCGACGCGGGTGCCTCGGCCAACGAGGCGCGCTCCTGGTGGGTCGCCTACCTCACCGAGAAGGCCAAGGAGCGCGGGGTCGCGCTCGACGAGCTGCCCATCACCCCGGCCCAGGTCGCCGCCGTGATCGGGCTGGTCGAGGCCAAGACGGTGAACAACAAGGTCGCCAAGCAGGTCGTCGACCTGGTCCTCGACGGCGAGGGCGAGCCCGCCGCCATCGTCGAGGCGAAGGGGCTCGGCATGGTCAGCGACGAGAGCGCGCTGCAGGCCGAGGTGGCGAAGGCGCTCGCCGCCAACCCCGACATCGCCGACAAGATCCGCTCCGGCAAGGTGCAGGCGGCGGGCAAGATCGTCGGCGACGTCATGAAGGCGACGCGCGGCCAGGCCGACGCCGCCCGAGTCCGCGAACTCGTCCTCGCCGCCTGCGCCTGA
- a CDS encoding DoxX family protein — protein MTEKSKGAPDSGDAGRSPAGPIPQTGAVGNVGSPMDQHVTQEFARPNLGKEVPRTDDELGLDPDDLPNAEARTEVLPTTAPQPPADDATYSYASIPPAANAPADPDRLRRNRDDRRGTLDFGLFVLRLVVGATFVYHGVQKLFGWFHGPGFDGTRDFLAQGGWDHASLAAPLLIAGEIGGGILLVLGLATPLAAGAVLAVILDAWAFKQGMYPGFQYKAGPGAVELESVLAGTAVAVLLTGPGRWSLDRGRGWATRPSWGSLLILVLAVAAAALTWWYLHGGNPLAG, from the coding sequence GTGACGGAGAAGTCGAAGGGCGCACCGGATTCCGGTGACGCCGGCCGGTCGCCCGCAGGTCCCATCCCGCAGACCGGCGCCGTCGGCAATGTCGGCAGCCCCATGGACCAGCACGTGACCCAGGAATTCGCCCGCCCGAACCTGGGCAAGGAGGTCCCGCGGACCGACGACGAGCTCGGGCTCGACCCGGACGATCTACCCAATGCCGAGGCACGCACCGAGGTGCTGCCCACCACCGCGCCGCAGCCGCCCGCCGACGACGCGACCTACTCCTATGCCAGCATCCCGCCCGCCGCCAATGCCCCGGCCGACCCGGACCGCCTGCGCCGCAACCGCGACGACCGGCGCGGCACCCTGGACTTCGGGCTGTTCGTGCTGCGCCTCGTGGTCGGCGCGACCTTCGTCTACCACGGTGTGCAGAAGTTGTTCGGCTGGTTCCACGGGCCCGGCTTCGACGGCACCCGGGACTTCTTGGCCCAGGGCGGCTGGGATCACGCCTCGCTGGCGGCCCCGCTGCTCATCGCCGGGGAGATCGGCGGCGGAATCCTGCTCGTGCTCGGCCTCGCGACGCCGCTCGCCGCGGGCGCGGTACTCGCGGTGATCCTCGACGCGTGGGCCTTCAAGCAGGGCATGTACCCCGGCTTCCAGTACAAGGCCGGGCCCGGCGCGGTCGAGCTGGAGAGCGTGCTCGCGGGCACCGCCGTCGCGGTGCTGCTCACCGGCCCCGGCCGCTGGTCCCTCGACCGCGGCCGCGGCTGGGCTACCCGCCCCAGCTGGGGCTCGCTCCTGATCCTGGTACTCGCCGTCGCCGCGGCGGCGCTGACCTGGTGGTACCTGCACGGCGGCAACCCGCTCGCCGGCTGA
- a CDS encoding PQQ-dependent sugar dehydrogenase — translation MNVVAVGRVALGLVLASTVLAGCARFDDSASSPFTPEPTFGGAEIGPSEKQPPSSTPRPTGPCIDPDPAVVATCLDPTAGLVAVGDGALVAERRTGRILKVVPEQPPVEIARIDVDGSGDGGLNDLALSPTYREDGLIYAYVTTGSDNRVVRIAAGGPPKEILTGIPKGATGNHGALEFVTPEKLLVLTGDAGNPGAAQAPGTLAGKLLSITNPRSGGGVRPETLLSGIGTAGDVCRDAVDGVWITDRTATEDRLQRLGPDNTAITAWTWPDRPGVAGCATTADGVAVALGNARALALVTADPATRAVTTAPTLFAQDKYGRLNGATPGPDGAVWVGTINKDGGQPGPNDDRVVRIPPPAGGGGGPD, via the coding sequence ATGAATGTGGTTGCCGTCGGCCGGGTGGCGCTCGGCCTGGTGCTCGCCTCGACCGTGCTCGCCGGCTGCGCCCGCTTCGACGACTCCGCGTCGAGCCCGTTCACCCCGGAGCCGACCTTCGGCGGCGCCGAGATCGGGCCGAGCGAGAAGCAGCCGCCGTCCTCGACGCCGCGGCCGACCGGGCCGTGCATCGACCCGGATCCGGCGGTCGTCGCGACCTGCCTGGACCCCACCGCGGGGCTGGTCGCCGTCGGCGACGGCGCGCTGGTGGCGGAGCGGCGCACCGGGCGCATCCTCAAGGTGGTTCCGGAGCAGCCCCCGGTCGAGATCGCCAGGATCGACGTGGACGGCTCCGGCGACGGCGGGCTCAACGACCTCGCGCTCTCGCCCACCTACCGGGAGGACGGGCTGATCTACGCCTACGTCACCACCGGGTCGGACAACCGGGTGGTGCGGATCGCGGCGGGCGGACCGCCCAAGGAGATCCTCACCGGGATCCCGAAGGGGGCCACCGGCAACCACGGCGCGCTGGAGTTCGTGACGCCGGAGAAGTTGCTCGTGCTCACCGGCGACGCCGGGAATCCCGGCGCCGCGCAGGCGCCCGGCACGCTGGCGGGCAAGCTGCTGAGCATCACGAACCCGCGCTCCGGTGGCGGGGTGCGGCCCGAGACGCTGCTCTCCGGGATCGGCACCGCGGGCGACGTGTGCCGGGACGCGGTGGACGGGGTGTGGATCACCGACCGCACCGCCACCGAGGACCGGTTGCAGCGGCTCGGGCCGGACAACACCGCGATCACCGCCTGGACCTGGCCGGATCGCCCCGGCGTCGCCGGCTGCGCGACCACCGCCGACGGGGTGGCGGTCGCGCTCGGCAATGCCAGGGCGCTGGCGCTGGTGACGGCGGATCCGGCGACGCGGGCGGTGACGACGGCGCCGACGCTCTTCGCGCAGGACAAGTACGGGCGGCTCAACGGGGCGACGCCGGGGCCGGACGGTGCCGTGTGGGTCGGGACCATCAACAAGGACGGTGGGCAGCCGGGGCCCAATGACGACCGGGTCGTGCGGATTCCGCCGCCCGCCGGTGGTGGAGGTGGTCCGGACTAG
- a CDS encoding PH domain-containing protein, whose translation MSSPHQSVPPPASSHIAEAGSATGGRLRRIAAVAVPLLYLVFLAVAFALEWPQWLRWGVIPLVGVLSWLLWPRSPHGVEPGVRVIRVPQLAYIGVLILTFSVFFPFVGRPSLLWPLLLIPVVMLLWVERTRTTVTPEGLELRTVFTSESVEWSRVAGVRLPKRGFVRARLTDESEVKLPAVGYDRLRELIAASDGRIPDVFAQAEEAIREQSAAERAAAAAAAEDAAEPSAKGE comes from the coding sequence GTGTCATCACCGCATCAGTCCGTGCCACCACCTGCATCGTCCCACATCGCCGAGGCGGGATCCGCCACGGGTGGGCGCCTGCGGCGGATCGCGGCGGTCGCGGTGCCGCTGCTCTACCTGGTATTCCTCGCCGTGGCGTTCGCACTGGAGTGGCCGCAGTGGCTGCGCTGGGGCGTGATCCCTCTGGTCGGGGTGCTGAGCTGGCTGCTCTGGCCGCGCTCGCCGCACGGCGTCGAGCCGGGCGTGCGGGTGATCCGGGTGCCGCAGCTGGCCTACATCGGTGTGCTGATCCTGACCTTCAGCGTCTTCTTCCCCTTCGTCGGCAGGCCCTCCCTGCTGTGGCCGCTGCTGCTGATCCCGGTCGTGATGCTGCTCTGGGTGGAGCGCACCCGGACCACGGTGACGCCGGAGGGGCTGGAGCTGCGTACGGTCTTCACCTCCGAGTCGGTGGAGTGGTCGCGGGTGGCCGGGGTGCGGCTGCCCAAGCGCGGGTTCGTGCGGGCGCGGCTCACCGACGAGTCCGAGGTCAAGCTGCCCGCGGTGGGGTACGACCGGCTGCGCGAGCTGATCGCGGCCTCGGACGGGCGGATTCCGGATGTCTTCGCCCAGGCCGAGGAGGCGATCCGGGAGCAGTCGGCGGCCGAGCGGGCCGCGGCGGCAGCAGCAGCGGAGGACGCGGCGGAGCCGTCCGCGAAGGGCGAGTGA
- a CDS encoding class A beta-lactamase-related serine hydrolase translates to MSADRSGRVRAVIGCAVLAAATLLTSCATGTNVSGTDETTITEAAARTEQHDLSYALPGTLAADFAELQASTRGTIGLAAMPVGGTSALSFGTWSTGPAWSTIKVPLVLAAQRKVPGTNTYAATAAITESDNTAADALWQSLGSGQEAATAVEAVLREGGDTTTTVPATRPRAEHSAFGQAEWSLADQVRFAAKLPCLSGSAGVTSLMAEIVPAHRWGMGSIAGADFKGGWGPDPSGDYLVRQFGLLDGPSGQVAVAVAAKPDSGAFSDGMQTLNRMATVLAAHLRELPSGKCGR, encoded by the coding sequence ATGTCTGCTGATCGATCCGGCCGTGTCCGCGCGGTCATCGGCTGCGCCGTGCTCGCGGCGGCCACCCTGCTCACCTCGTGTGCGACCGGTACGAACGTCTCCGGGACCGACGAGACCACCATCACCGAGGCCGCGGCCCGCACCGAGCAGCACGACCTGTCGTACGCGCTGCCCGGCACCCTCGCCGCCGACTTCGCCGAGCTCCAGGCGAGCACCCGCGGCACGATCGGGCTCGCGGCGATGCCGGTCGGCGGCACCTCGGCGCTGAGCTTCGGCACCTGGAGTACCGGCCCGGCCTGGTCGACCATCAAGGTCCCGCTGGTGCTGGCCGCGCAGCGCAAGGTGCCGGGCACCAACACCTACGCCGCCACCGCCGCGATCACCGAATCGGACAACACCGCGGCCGACGCGCTCTGGCAGTCGCTCGGATCGGGGCAGGAGGCGGCCACCGCCGTCGAGGCGGTGCTGCGCGAGGGCGGCGACACCACCACGACGGTGCCCGCCACCCGCCCCCGCGCCGAGCACTCGGCCTTCGGCCAGGCCGAGTGGAGCCTGGCCGACCAGGTGAGGTTCGCCGCGAAGCTGCCCTGTCTGAGCGGCTCCGCCGGCGTCACCTCGCTGATGGCCGAGATCGTGCCCGCGCACCGGTGGGGGATGGGCAGCATCGCAGGCGCCGACTTCAAGGGCGGCTGGGGCCCCGACCCGTCCGGCGACTACCTGGTGCGGCAGTTCGGCCTGCTCGACGGGCCGTCCGGGCAGGTCGCGGTGGCCGTCGCCGCCAAGCCGGACTCCGGCGCCTTCAGCGACGGCATGCAAACGCTGAACCGGATGGCGACGGTGCTCGCGGCGCACCTGAGGGAGCTGCCGAGCGGCAAGTGCGGGCGCTGA
- a CDS encoding ATP-dependent 6-phosphofructokinase: MRIGVLTGGGDCPGLNAVIRAVVRTANGRYGDAVVGFQDGWRGLLEDRKIVIQNDDRTDRLLTKGGTILGTARTNPDVLLAGLGQIKRTLDDNGIEALIPIGGEGTLTAASWLADEGVPVVGVPKTIDNDIDCTDVTFGHDTALSIATEAIDRLHTTAESHQRVMLVEVMGRHAGWIAINAGMAAGAHLTLVPEEPFDVAEVCAMIKRRFQRGDKHFICVVAEGSHPAEDSGFALREGGIDEFGHERFTGVAQQLGVEIERRIGKEVRTTVLGHVQRGGSPTPYDRVLATRFGLHAAEAVHAGRFGQMVALRGTAIDLVPLAEATKQLKRVPADRYREAEAFFG; encoded by the coding sequence ATGCGCATCGGAGTCTTGACCGGAGGCGGGGACTGTCCGGGACTGAATGCCGTGATCCGAGCCGTCGTTCGCACCGCGAACGGCCGCTACGGGGACGCGGTGGTCGGCTTCCAGGACGGCTGGCGCGGGCTATTGGAGGACCGCAAGATCGTCATCCAGAACGACGACCGCACCGATCGGCTGCTCACCAAGGGCGGCACCATCCTCGGCACCGCCCGCACCAACCCGGACGTGCTGCTCGCCGGGCTCGGCCAGATCAAGCGGACGCTGGACGACAACGGCATCGAGGCCCTCATCCCGATCGGCGGCGAGGGCACCCTGACCGCCGCCAGCTGGCTCGCCGACGAGGGCGTCCCCGTGGTCGGCGTGCCCAAGACCATCGACAACGACATCGACTGCACCGACGTCACCTTCGGCCACGACACCGCGCTCTCCATCGCCACCGAGGCCATCGACCGGCTGCACACCACCGCGGAATCGCACCAGCGCGTCATGCTGGTCGAGGTCATGGGCAGGCACGCGGGCTGGATCGCGATCAACGCGGGCATGGCGGCGGGCGCGCACCTCACCCTCGTCCCGGAGGAGCCGTTCGACGTGGCCGAGGTCTGCGCCATGATCAAGCGCCGCTTCCAGCGCGGCGACAAGCACTTCATCTGCGTGGTCGCCGAGGGCTCGCACCCGGCCGAGGACTCCGGCTTCGCGCTGCGCGAGGGCGGCATCGACGAGTTCGGGCACGAGCGCTTCACCGGCGTCGCGCAGCAGCTCGGCGTCGAGATCGAGCGGCGCATCGGCAAGGAGGTGCGCACCACCGTGCTCGGCCACGTGCAGCGCGGCGGCAGCCCGACCCCGTACGACCGGGTGCTCGCCACCCGGTTCGGCCTGCATGCCGCCGAGGCGGTGCACGCGGGCCGTTTCGGCCAGATGGTGGCGCTGCGCGGCACCGCCATCGACCTGGTGCCGCTGGCCGAGGCGACCAAGCAGCTCAAGCGGGTTCCGGCCGATCGCTACCGCGAGGCCGAGGCCTTCTTCGGCTGA